From a region of the Desulfuromonas sp. KJ2020 genome:
- a CDS encoding methyl-accepting chemotaxis protein, whose product MFKGMSLAKKLTAGFAVVLALLVIIGVVAFNAINQSSHDFSDYRRMARNTNTSGRIQANLLEGQVASLNFIRTGSNEDQKIFEERYALTLKFMEEARGSIQNPERQRLLAKADEVLKDYNATFAKLVAYRDVRNELVNNLGVYGMEAEKGLTAILTSARADQDMVAAYNASLALRDLLLARTYAMKFLDANDESDADRVRQELNECKKELEVLNRELKNPERRRLLGEVMDRHEKYTQDFNKTVNLIVERNNERAKLDALGDQAGVDIEDLKLSIMKAQDELGPRVKAANDKAIRVIAIMAIAAVIIGILAALFLIRGILRQLGCDPSVIEEVTKKIADGDLTQKMDLVVKNEASVYACMKNMVEKLTEIVGNVQNAADNVASGSQELSASSEEMSQGATEQAAAAEEASSSMEQMAANIRQNADNALQTEKIATQSARDAQDGGKAVAETVSAMKDIADKISIIEEIARQTNLLALNAAIEAARAGEHGKGFAVVAAEVRKLAERSQHAAAEISDLSSSSVEVAEKAGEMLARMVPDIQRTAELVQEISAASKEQDAGAEQVNKAIQQLDQVIQQNSSASEEMASTSEELNSQAEQLQHTIAFFKVNSGSAARVTTRALPSPKAPSVKPAAKPSAPKAAGKGLQLDMGSGSDKLDDEFERF is encoded by the coding sequence ATGTTTAAAGGAATGAGTCTGGCCAAAAAACTGACGGCCGGTTTCGCCGTGGTGCTGGCCCTGCTGGTCATTATCGGTGTCGTAGCCTTCAACGCCATCAACCAGTCGTCACACGATTTTTCAGACTATCGCCGCATGGCCCGTAACACGAATACGAGTGGCCGTATCCAGGCTAACCTGCTGGAGGGCCAGGTGGCTTCCTTGAACTTCATCCGTACCGGCAGCAATGAAGATCAGAAGATTTTTGAAGAACGGTATGCTCTGACTTTGAAGTTCATGGAGGAGGCAAGAGGATCCATCCAGAACCCCGAGCGGCAAAGATTGCTGGCTAAAGCCGATGAAGTGTTGAAGGACTATAATGCGACCTTCGCCAAACTGGTTGCTTATAGAGATGTGCGCAATGAGCTGGTCAACAACCTCGGTGTTTATGGTATGGAGGCCGAAAAGGGTTTGACGGCAATTCTCACGAGTGCCCGGGCTGATCAGGACATGGTCGCCGCTTATAATGCCAGCCTGGCCTTAAGGGATCTTCTGCTCGCCCGCACGTATGCGATGAAGTTTCTCGATGCCAACGATGAGTCCGATGCAGACCGCGTGCGTCAAGAGTTAAATGAGTGTAAAAAAGAGCTTGAAGTTCTTAATAGGGAGTTGAAAAACCCGGAACGTCGGCGCCTGCTGGGTGAGGTGATGGACCGGCATGAAAAATATACCCAAGACTTCAACAAGACAGTAAATCTTATTGTTGAACGCAATAACGAGAGAGCCAAATTGGACGCCCTTGGTGACCAGGCCGGTGTCGACATTGAAGATCTCAAACTATCCATTATGAAGGCTCAGGATGAACTGGGCCCCCGCGTGAAGGCCGCCAACGATAAGGCCATCCGTGTGATTGCCATCATGGCTATTGCGGCTGTGATCATCGGCATCCTCGCCGCCCTCTTCCTGATCCGCGGCATCCTGCGCCAGCTCGGTTGTGATCCTTCCGTAATTGAGGAGGTCACCAAAAAGATCGCCGACGGCGACCTGACCCAGAAAATGGATCTGGTCGTGAAGAATGAAGCCAGCGTCTACGCCTGCATGAAGAACATGGTGGAAAAGCTCACGGAGATCGTCGGCAATGTGCAGAACGCCGCCGACAACGTCGCTTCCGGCAGCCAGGAGCTCTCGGCTTCGTCCGAAGAGATGAGCCAGGGGGCCACCGAACAGGCCGCTGCCGCTGAAGAGGCCAGCAGCTCCATGGAGCAGATGGCCGCCAATATCCGCCAGAACGCCGACAACGCGTTGCAGACGGAGAAGATTGCCACCCAGTCGGCCCGTGACGCCCAGGACGGCGGCAAAGCCGTGGCCGAGACCGTGTCGGCCATGAAGGATATCGCCGACAAGATCAGCATCATTGAAGAGATCGCCCGCCAGACCAATCTGCTCGCTCTGAATGCCGCTATCGAGGCGGCCCGCGCCGGGGAGCATGGCAAGGGCTTTGCCGTGGTGGCCGCCGAGGTACGCAAACTGGCCGAACGCAGCCAGCACGCCGCCGCCGAGATCAGCGACCTGTCGAGCAGCAGTGTCGAAGTGGCGGAAAAGGCCGGCGAGATGCTGGCCCGCATGGTACCCGACATCCAGCGCACCGCCGAACTGGTGCAGGAAATCTCCGCCGCCAGCAAGGAGCAGGATGCCGGCGCCGAGCAGGTCAACAAAGCCATCCAGCAGCTGGACCAGGTCATTCAGCAGAACTCTTCCGCTTCGGAAGAGATGGCCTCGACCTCGGAAGAACTCAACAGCCAGGCCGAGCAGCTGCAGCACACCATCGCCTTCTTCAAGGTGAACAGCGGCAGTGCTGCCCGCGTTACCACCCGCGCCCTGCCGTCACCCAAAGCGCCCTCGGTCAAGCCGGCGGCCAAGCCTTCCGCGCCGAAAGCGGCCGGCAAGGGTCTGCAGCTGGACATGGGGTCGGGCAGCGACAAGCTGGACGACGAGTTCGAGCGCTTCTAG
- a CDS encoding response regulator → MKKILAADDSRSILQMVSFTLKGAGYEVVEAADGQAALNQAQGQSFDLVITDLNMPNMDGITLIQNLRGLPAYRFTPMLMLTTEAGDDFKAKGKAAGATGWLVKPFDPAKLLGVVKKLIG, encoded by the coding sequence ATGAAAAAAATTCTGGCAGCAGACGATTCCCGTTCCATTCTGCAAATGGTCAGCTTCACCCTGAAGGGGGCCGGCTACGAAGTGGTGGAAGCCGCTGACGGACAGGCTGCCCTGAACCAGGCCCAGGGGCAGAGCTTTGATCTGGTCATCACCGACCTGAACATGCCGAACATGGACGGGATTACTCTTATCCAGAATCTGCGAGGACTGCCGGCCTACCGTTTCACCCCCATGCTCATGCTCACCACCGAGGCCGGCGACGACTTCAAGGCCAAGGGCAAGGCTGCCGGCGCGACGGGCTGGCTCGTCAAACCTTTCGATCCGGCCAAGCTGCTCGGAGTGGTCAAAAAGCTCATCGGATAA
- a CDS encoding chemotaxis protein CheW, whose product MSVENGMETNQYLTFRLDGEVFALGIDKVREVLDFTEMTKVPQTPEFMRGVINLRGNVVPVVDMRLKFGMAKTEKTVNTCIIITEIDLEGETTVIGALADSVQEVLDLEPEQIEPPPRIGTRLRTEFIKGMGKRDEQFIIILDIDRVFSSDELAVVTGGQPGDETVKV is encoded by the coding sequence ATGAGTGTGGAAAACGGCATGGAGACCAACCAGTACCTGACCTTCAGGCTGGACGGTGAAGTCTTTGCTCTGGGCATCGACAAGGTGCGCGAGGTGCTCGACTTCACCGAAATGACCAAGGTGCCGCAAACGCCCGAATTCATGCGTGGGGTCATCAATCTGCGCGGCAACGTGGTGCCGGTGGTGGACATGCGCCTCAAGTTCGGCATGGCCAAAACGGAGAAGACCGTCAACACCTGCATCATCATCACCGAGATCGACCTGGAAGGGGAGACCACCGTCATCGGCGCCCTGGCCGATTCGGTGCAGGAAGTCCTCGACCTGGAGCCGGAGCAGATCGAGCCGCCCCCCCGTATCGGCACGCGGCTGCGCACCGAGTTCATCAAGGGGATGGGCAAGCGCGACGAACAGTTCATTATCATTCTCGACATCGACCGGGTCTTTTCCAGCGACGAGCTGGCGGTAGTGACCGGCGGGCAACCCGGGGACGAAACCGTTAAAGTCTGA
- a CDS encoding chemotaxis protein CheW: protein MMERQRAAFREEANELLAELEESLLELEERPEDMDVVGRVFRAMHTIKGSGAMFGFEAIAAFTHEVETVFDLVRNGQLSVSRELVDLSLAARDQIKRLLDVADPARPDDSPEGTALVKAFRALQPQLAAVGSQKGEEKAVGKKTETEVAVYRVRFKPFPQLLRGGTNPVLLLNELRDLGSCEIVAQPQNIPFLDDLDPEECHVTWDVVLTTEAGLDAIRDVFIFVEDEAEIRIDRIDDGFDLAEGYTKKLGEILVERGDISQEKLQDLLGQQKKLGEKLIESRLVEPGQVAAALAEQHQVRQLQEKRKQEEAQSSLRVPAEKLDALVDLVGELVTVQSRLSQVAAQRNDSDLLAIAEEVERLTAELRDNTLNIRMLPIGTTFSKFKRLVRDLSRELGKEIDLQTSGGDTELDKTVIEKLGDPLVHLIRNSIDHGIEPPEKRQAAGKPRLGTIHLAAEHSGDSVLIRIQDDGGGLNREAIRRKAIDRGLLGEGEVLADHDLYQLIFAPGFSTAASVTSVSGRGVGMDVVKRAIEALRGSLEIDSQPGKGTLISIRLPLTLAIIESLLVRLGDSHFVLPLDAIEECIELTAETRGQANGRSLANVRGQLVPYIDLRRRFAMTGERPAVEQIVITRVNQQQIGFVVDHVIGEHQTVIKSLGRFYRGIEGVSGATILGDGSVALILDLASLLKAVEQEKQQENPK from the coding sequence ATGATGGAAAGACAGCGGGCCGCCTTTCGGGAAGAAGCCAACGAATTGCTGGCCGAACTGGAAGAATCCCTGCTCGAACTCGAAGAGCGCCCCGAGGATATGGACGTGGTCGGGCGGGTCTTCCGGGCCATGCACACCATCAAGGGGTCGGGGGCCATGTTCGGCTTCGAGGCCATCGCCGCCTTTACCCACGAGGTCGAAACGGTCTTTGATCTGGTGCGCAACGGCCAACTGTCTGTCAGCCGCGAGCTGGTGGATCTTTCTCTAGCGGCGCGGGACCAGATCAAACGCCTGCTCGACGTAGCTGATCCTGCCCGTCCCGATGACTCCCCGGAAGGCACCGCCCTGGTCAAAGCCTTTCGTGCCCTGCAGCCGCAGCTGGCGGCGGTCGGCAGTCAAAAAGGAGAAGAAAAAGCGGTCGGCAAAAAGACGGAGACCGAGGTTGCCGTGTACCGGGTGCGCTTCAAACCTTTCCCCCAACTGCTGCGGGGCGGTACCAATCCGGTCCTTTTGCTCAACGAACTGCGTGATCTCGGTTCCTGTGAAATTGTGGCCCAGCCGCAGAACATCCCCTTTCTCGATGACCTCGACCCGGAAGAGTGTCACGTCACCTGGGACGTGGTGCTGACCACCGAGGCCGGCCTCGATGCCATCCGCGACGTCTTCATTTTTGTCGAGGATGAGGCGGAAATTCGCATCGACCGCATCGACGACGGGTTCGACCTGGCCGAGGGGTACACCAAAAAGCTCGGCGAGATTCTGGTCGAGCGGGGGGATATCAGCCAGGAAAAACTGCAGGACTTGCTTGGCCAGCAGAAGAAGCTCGGCGAGAAACTCATCGAATCGCGCCTGGTTGAACCCGGCCAGGTGGCGGCGGCCCTGGCCGAGCAGCACCAGGTGCGCCAGCTGCAGGAAAAACGCAAGCAGGAAGAGGCCCAGAGCAGCTTACGGGTACCGGCGGAAAAGCTCGATGCCCTGGTCGACCTGGTCGGCGAGCTGGTCACGGTGCAGTCGCGTCTGAGCCAGGTGGCGGCGCAGCGCAACGACTCGGACCTGCTGGCCATCGCCGAAGAGGTCGAGCGCCTCACCGCCGAGCTGCGCGACAACACGCTGAATATCCGCATGCTCCCCATCGGCACCACCTTCAGCAAGTTCAAGCGCCTGGTGCGCGATCTCTCCCGCGAGCTCGGTAAGGAGATCGACCTGCAGACCAGCGGCGGCGATACGGAGCTGGACAAGACCGTTATCGAAAAGCTCGGTGACCCCCTGGTACACCTCATCCGCAACAGCATCGACCACGGCATCGAGCCGCCGGAAAAACGTCAGGCGGCGGGCAAGCCTCGCCTGGGCACCATTCATCTTGCCGCCGAGCATTCGGGTGACAGCGTCCTCATCCGCATCCAGGACGACGGTGGCGGTCTCAATCGCGAGGCGATCCGCCGCAAAGCCATCGACCGGGGCTTGCTTGGCGAAGGCGAGGTGCTGGCCGATCACGATCTCTACCAGCTTATCTTTGCGCCCGGCTTTTCCACGGCCGCCTCGGTGACCAGCGTCTCCGGCCGCGGCGTCGGCATGGATGTGGTCAAGCGGGCCATCGAGGCCCTGCGCGGCAGTCTGGAGATCGACAGTCAGCCGGGAAAGGGCACCCTCATCAGCATCCGCCTCCCTTTGACCCTGGCCATTATCGAGAGCCTGCTGGTGCGCCTTGGCGACAGTCATTTCGTCCTCCCTCTCGACGCCATCGAAGAGTGCATCGAGCTGACTGCCGAGACACGCGGTCAGGCCAATGGCCGCAGCCTGGCCAACGTCCGCGGCCAGCTTGTTCCCTATATCGATCTGCGCCGACGGTTCGCCATGACCGGGGAGCGGCCGGCCGTCGAGCAGATCGTCATCACCCGCGTCAACCAGCAGCAGATCGGCTTCGTGGTCGATCACGTCATCGGTGAGCACCAGACCGTCATCAAGTCCCTGGGGCGCTTCTATCGCGGAATCGAGGGCGTTTCCGGTGCCACCATCCTCGGCGACGGTTCCGTGGCCCTCATCCTCGATCTTGCCTCCCTGCTCAAGGCCGTGGAACAGGAAAAACAGCAAGAAAACCCGAAATAG
- a CDS encoding chemotaxis protein CheD — MTDFAAPPNAFFLMPAELLILSEPALVSTILGSCVAVTFFHKRTGLAAICHALLPSSTTEDCFKFVNCALAHMLEQFEKRKILRREIEVKVFGGADVLATTGGFSGGTVGAKNIQAAFDFISAAGLRVASSDTGGKQGRKILFHSHTGEVWLRRLGQGGRS; from the coding sequence ATGACCGATTTTGCCGCGCCGCCCAATGCCTTTTTTCTGATGCCGGCCGAGTTGCTTATTCTCAGCGAACCGGCCCTGGTGTCCACCATTTTGGGATCGTGCGTGGCAGTGACCTTCTTTCACAAACGAACGGGCCTGGCGGCGATCTGCCATGCTCTGCTGCCCAGCAGCACGACGGAGGACTGTTTCAAGTTCGTCAACTGCGCCCTGGCCCACATGCTGGAGCAATTTGAAAAGCGCAAGATTCTTCGCCGCGAGATCGAGGTCAAGGTCTTCGGCGGCGCCGACGTGCTGGCCACCACCGGCGGCTTTTCCGGCGGCACCGTGGGGGCCAAAAATATCCAGGCCGCTTTTGACTTTATCAGCGCGGCCGGGCTGCGCGTCGCCTCCTCCGATACGGGAGGCAAACAGGGACGCAAGATTCTGTTTCATTCGCATACCGGCGAGGTCTGGCTCCGGCGGCTGGGGCAAGGAGGGCGGTCATGA
- a CDS encoding EAL domain-containing protein — protein MAHSDQPTMKPPQGTRTPRISHVLGLTNVILFVLATLALVTFVNYGMRRHSLEEARNRSRVILERNLAVHQYFNSHLKPRLFERLEQSGSLEPTYFDPTWMSSTYAVREMNRIFYANVAENDGLYYKEAAIDARSPANEADEHERAFLVALRQDPNLNEWSGVREIDGKPFFEVMVRGESMEASCLRCHLNPDLAPADLVARYGPERSFDRFEGQLVSALSVRIPLAAAYASADRFSHSLYGVIGAVLVALFLFQWFVGRRLVVGPLRKIHDKVVQIVHNESRLGEQVGSFETREFNEVAAAFNSLSTNLKHSRDTLESQVAQRTEELHHTNRLLEEDIRERQEVEDALRAFSEFNASVINSLHDALIVIDAQDYRILSVNEVFLREENCQTEQDVLGRTCHEVIHGFSSPCFNDGRDCSLVRSATAGEKVVVENEVQTPEGIRFKEVVAVPIKTADGEVRQIIHISRDVTERKEAESRIRELAYFDALTGLPNRRLFMDRLRQSMKMAQRRGKKLAVLFVDLDRFKNINDSLGHQMGDELLTRVARFMEECTRNMDTVARLSGDEFAIILEDVEHDDSPAIFAQRILDIFTEPVWVGGHQTYSSCSIGIALFPRDAEDADTLLKNADIAMYEAKRLGRNRYHFFSEDMNGLALKRLELENGIRRALLNDEFFLCFQPQINLETGRITCLEALVRWQDPVKGLVSPGEFIPLAEETALILAIDEWVLRTACRQCRTWRDNGNPEVKVAVNISGMQFKQPKFIDLIDRVLAETGLPSECLELELTEGHLMDNIESTIMTLTDLKVRGISLAIDDFGTGYSSLSYLKNFPIDRVKIDQSFVRRLPEDGSDKAIVEAILALARSLDLKVIAEGVETELQLDYLKTRDCLEMQGYFFSRPCRVEELAPLLARATPYGQYGRAAVRL, from the coding sequence ATGGCCCATTCAGATCAGCCAACGATGAAGCCGCCGCAGGGAACCAGGACGCCACGGATCAGCCATGTGCTGGGCTTGACGAACGTGATCCTGTTTGTGTTGGCTACCCTGGCCCTGGTGACTTTTGTCAATTACGGCATGAGGCGCCACTCTCTGGAGGAAGCCCGGAACCGCTCCCGGGTCATTTTAGAGCGCAACCTGGCTGTCCATCAGTACTTCAATAGCCACCTTAAGCCCCGCCTCTTTGAACGCCTGGAGCAGAGTGGCTCGCTCGAACCGACTTATTTCGATCCGACCTGGATGTCGTCGACCTACGCGGTACGGGAGATGAACCGCATTTTTTACGCCAATGTGGCGGAGAATGATGGCCTCTATTACAAAGAAGCGGCAATCGATGCCCGCAGCCCGGCCAACGAGGCGGACGAGCATGAGCGGGCTTTTCTGGTCGCCCTGCGCCAGGACCCGAATCTCAACGAGTGGTCGGGGGTGCGGGAGATCGACGGGAAACCTTTTTTCGAGGTCATGGTGCGCGGCGAGTCCATGGAGGCATCCTGCCTGCGCTGTCACCTCAACCCCGATCTGGCTCCTGCCGACCTGGTGGCCCGTTATGGCCCGGAAAGGAGCTTCGACCGTTTTGAAGGGCAGTTGGTCTCGGCTCTCTCCGTTCGTATCCCTTTGGCGGCGGCCTATGCCAGCGCCGATCGCTTTTCACACAGTCTCTACGGTGTTATCGGTGCCGTCCTGGTCGCCCTTTTTCTGTTCCAGTGGTTTGTGGGGCGCCGTTTAGTCGTTGGCCCGCTGCGAAAGATCCATGACAAGGTCGTGCAGATTGTCCACAACGAATCGCGGCTGGGCGAACAGGTGGGTTCTTTCGAAACCCGTGAGTTCAACGAGGTGGCTGCGGCTTTCAACAGTCTCTCGACCAACCTCAAGCACAGCCGGGATACTCTCGAATCCCAGGTCGCTCAGCGCACCGAAGAACTGCATCACACCAACCGCCTGCTGGAGGAAGACATTCGCGAGCGCCAGGAGGTGGAAGACGCCCTGCGGGCATTCAGCGAATTCAATGCCAGTGTTATCAATAGCCTGCACGACGCCCTGATTGTCATTGATGCCCAGGATTACCGCATTTTGTCCGTCAATGAGGTGTTTCTTCGGGAGGAGAATTGCCAAACCGAGCAGGATGTGCTGGGCCGCACCTGTCATGAGGTGATCCACGGATTTTCTTCCCCCTGCTTCAACGACGGCCGCGATTGTTCGCTGGTGCGCAGCGCTACCGCCGGCGAAAAGGTGGTGGTCGAGAACGAAGTGCAGACGCCCGAAGGGATTCGCTTCAAGGAGGTCGTCGCTGTTCCCATCAAGACAGCCGACGGTGAGGTTCGTCAGATCATTCACATCTCTCGCGACGTGACGGAGCGCAAGGAGGCGGAAAGCCGCATCCGTGAACTGGCCTATTTTGATGCTCTCACCGGGCTGCCCAATCGCCGCCTGTTCATGGACCGTCTGCGCCAATCGATGAAAATGGCCCAGCGTCGTGGAAAGAAGCTGGCGGTGCTCTTTGTCGATCTTGACCGCTTCAAGAATATCAACGATTCCCTCGGCCATCAGATGGGCGACGAATTGCTGACCCGCGTGGCGCGGTTCATGGAAGAGTGCACACGCAATATGGATACGGTGGCGCGCCTTTCCGGCGACGAATTTGCCATTATTCTGGAAGATGTTGAGCACGATGACAGTCCGGCGATCTTCGCCCAGCGGATTCTCGACATCTTCACCGAGCCGGTATGGGTGGGAGGGCATCAGACCTACAGCTCCTGCAGTATCGGTATCGCTCTCTTTCCCCGTGACGCCGAGGACGCCGACACCCTGCTGAAAAACGCCGATATCGCCATGTACGAGGCCAAGCGCCTGGGGCGTAACCGCTATCATTTCTTCTCCGAGGATATGAACGGCCTGGCCCTGAAGCGGCTGGAACTGGAAAACGGCATCCGCCGGGCCCTGCTCAACGATGAATTCTTCCTTTGCTTTCAGCCCCAGATCAACCTGGAGACGGGGCGCATTACCTGCCTGGAGGCCCTGGTGCGCTGGCAGGATCCGGTCAAAGGCCTGGTCTCCCCCGGGGAGTTTATCCCCCTGGCCGAAGAGACGGCGCTGATTCTGGCCATCGATGAATGGGTGCTGCGCACCGCCTGCCGTCAGTGCCGCACCTGGCGCGACAACGGCAACCCCGAAGTGAAGGTGGCCGTCAATATTTCGGGGATGCAGTTTAAACAGCCCAAGTTCATCGACCTGATCGACCGTGTGCTGGCGGAAACGGGACTTCCCTCCGAGTGTCTTGAACTGGAGCTGACCGAGGGGCACCTGATGGACAACATCGAGAGCACCATCATGACCCTCACCGACCTGAAGGTGCGCGGCATCAGTCTGGCCATCGACGACTTCGGCACGGGGTATTCGTCGCTGAGTTATCTGAAGAACTTCCCCATCGACCGGGTGAAGATCGACCAGTCCTTCGTGCGCCGTCTCCCCGAGGACGGCAGCGACAAGGCTATCGTCGAAGCCATCCTCGCCCTGGCCCGCAGTCTCGACCTGAAAGTGATCGCCGAAGGGGTTGAGACCGAACTTCAGCTCGACTACCTGAAAACCCGTGACTGCCTGGAGATGCAGGGCTACTTCTTCAGTCGTCCCTGCCGGGTGGAAGAGCTGGCGCCCCTGTTGGCGCGAGCTACTCCCTATGGCCAGTATGGTCGGGCGGCGGTAAGGCTTTAA
- a CDS encoding CheR family methyltransferase, producing MKSGLSTKTFNELSHFIYDELGIKMPPGKKTMLEGRLTKRMRALGLESHDDYCRHVFSEEGQGEELVHLLDAVTTNKTDFFREPSHFDYLTAATLPELARTYGAGMRRRLRLWSAGCSTGEEPYTLAMVLSDYAETVPGFKFDIFATDISTRVLEKARRAVYEKRLIAPVSPAFRKKYLLKSKDPNSPLVRIAPAQRAQVTFGRLNFMDEDFGWPEPMDIIFCRNVIIYFDKPTQEALMNRFCRYLRPGGYLFLGHSESLHGYDVPLKQVAPTVYRFMR from the coding sequence GTGAAATCAGGCCTTTCCACCAAAACCTTCAACGAGCTCAGCCATTTTATTTACGATGAGCTGGGCATCAAGATGCCGCCGGGCAAGAAGACCATGCTCGAAGGGCGTCTGACCAAGCGCATGCGCGCCCTGGGCCTGGAAAGCCACGACGACTACTGCCGTCACGTCTTCAGCGAAGAGGGGCAGGGCGAAGAGCTGGTCCATCTGCTTGATGCGGTCACCACCAATAAGACGGATTTTTTTCGGGAGCCGAGCCATTTCGATTACCTGACCGCCGCCACCCTGCCCGAACTGGCTCGCACCTATGGGGCCGGGATGCGGCGCCGCCTGCGGCTCTGGAGCGCCGGCTGTTCCACCGGGGAAGAGCCCTACACCCTGGCCATGGTGCTCTCCGACTATGCCGAGACGGTGCCGGGTTTCAAATTTGATATCTTCGCTACGGACATCAGTACCCGTGTGCTGGAAAAGGCGCGGCGGGCGGTGTATGAAAAGCGGCTGATTGCCCCCGTCAGCCCGGCCTTTCGCAAAAAATACCTGCTCAAGAGCAAGGATCCCAACAGCCCTCTGGTGCGCATTGCCCCGGCGCAAAGGGCCCAGGTGACCTTTGGCCGCCTGAATTTTATGGATGAGGATTTCGGCTGGCCCGAGCCCATGGACATCATCTTCTGTCGCAACGTCATCATCTATTTTGACAAGCCGACCCAGGAGGCGCTGATGAACCGCTTTTGCCGCTATCTGCGGCCAGGAGGCTATCTTTTTCTCGGTCATTCCGAGTCGCTGCACGGCTATGATGTGCCCCTGAAACAGGTCGCCCCCACCGTGTACCGGTTTATGCGATGA
- a CDS encoding chemotaxis response regulator protein-glutamate methylesterase → MKKKIRVLIVDDSALVRQTLADLLASDPQIEVMATAADPFIAADRLQEEIPDVITLDVEMPRMDGITFLQKIMSQHPIPVVICSSLTGQGTETALKALEYGAVEIIEKPRLGTRQFLEESRLRICDTVKAAASAQLHRLSERSIKAAPKLTADAVLQKPASGAMLQTTEKVVAVGASTGGTEALRVFLQALPMDSPGVVVVQHMPENFTANFAKRLDSLCAVSVAEAKDGDSVLRGHVLIAPGNHHMLLKRSGARYYVQIKDGPLVSRHRPSVDVLFRSAARYAGKNAVGVIMTGMGDDGARGMLELKEAGAVTFAQDQATCVVFGMPQEAIKMGGVDRVLPLDGLAPAVLRVCL, encoded by the coding sequence ATGAAGAAAAAAATCCGCGTGCTCATCGTCGATGACTCGGCCCTGGTGCGCCAGACCCTGGCGGATCTGCTGGCTTCCGATCCACAGATCGAGGTTATGGCTACGGCGGCCGACCCTTTTATCGCCGCCGACCGTCTGCAGGAGGAGATCCCCGACGTCATCACTCTCGATGTCGAGATGCCGCGCATGGACGGCATCACCTTTTTGCAGAAGATCATGAGCCAGCACCCCATCCCCGTGGTCATCTGTTCGAGCCTGACCGGTCAGGGGACGGAGACGGCCTTGAAAGCCCTGGAATACGGCGCCGTGGAAATTATCGAGAAACCTCGCCTGGGGACGCGGCAGTTTCTGGAAGAATCCCGCCTGCGCATCTGCGATACCGTCAAGGCCGCCGCCTCGGCCCAGCTGCACCGTCTCAGCGAGCGCAGCATCAAGGCGGCACCCAAGCTGACGGCCGATGCCGTGCTGCAGAAGCCGGCCTCGGGCGCCATGCTGCAGACCACCGAAAAGGTGGTGGCCGTCGGCGCTTCCACGGGCGGTACCGAGGCGTTGCGGGTCTTTCTGCAGGCTTTGCCCATGGACAGCCCCGGTGTGGTCGTGGTACAGCATATGCCCGAGAATTTCACCGCCAACTTCGCCAAACGCCTCGACAGTCTCTGTGCTGTCTCCGTCGCCGAAGCCAAAGACGGCGATTCGGTGCTGCGCGGCCACGTGCTCATCGCCCCCGGCAATCACCACATGCTGCTCAAACGCAGCGGCGCCCGCTATTACGTGCAGATCAAGGACGGTCCCCTGGTCAGCCGGCACCGACCCTCCGTCGATGTGCTCTTCCGCTCGGCGGCCCGCTATGCCGGCAAGAACGCCGTCGGGGTCATCATGACCGGCATGGGGGATGACGGCGCCCGTGGCATGCTGGAGCTCAAAGAGGCCGGTGCCGTCACCTTCGCCCAGGATCAGGCCACCTGCGTCGTCTTCGGCATGCCGCAGGAGGCCATCAAAATGGGGGGCGTCGACAGGGTGCTGCCTCTCGACGGGCTGGCCCCGGCGGTGCTGAGGGTCTGTCTGTAA
- a CDS encoding STAS domain-containing protein has translation MEQQTQRIIEESGGISLVRLKGALTIQEVAELKTLLQQALSQSDQVVVDCSQAQKMDFPWLQLLCSAHRTAARAGKSLTLASLPASLEGLKTEAGFDRHCSCPLSNAPDNCLWVEDGHEHE, from the coding sequence ATGGAACAACAGACACAGCGGATTATTGAAGAGAGTGGGGGCATCAGCCTGGTTCGTCTCAAGGGGGCGCTGACCATCCAGGAAGTCGCCGAACTGAAGACACTGCTGCAGCAGGCCTTGAGCCAAAGCGACCAGGTGGTGGTCGACTGCTCCCAGGCGCAGAAGATGGACTTTCCCTGGCTGCAGCTGCTGTGCTCCGCCCACCGAACGGCGGCGAGGGCAGGTAAATCGCTGACCCTGGCCAGCTTGCCCGCTTCGCTGGAGGGTCTTAAGACCGAGGCTGGTTTTGACCGTCATTGCAGCTGCCCGCTCAGCAATGCCCCTGACAACTGCCTGTGGGTGGAGGATGGCCATGAGCACGAGTGA